The following is a genomic window from Thaumasiovibrio subtropicus.
AGCGCCTGCCAAAGTTGGCGATAGGCATAGCCTGGATGGCCAGTAATTGAGATCTCACCAAGCTGTAACCATCCGCTTGTTAACACTTGAGTGTGGGTATACGGCGAGAAAATATTGAGCGAAGAAAACCATGAGGGGACGTCGCTAAATTGGGTTGCATACTCGAGGGCAATGACCTCATTGTCACGCAAGAAGGTGAGCGTCACATTGCTGTAGAGCCCGCCATCAAACATGGCATTGATGACCGATTCGGCTGCCACTTTATCACCTGCTTCTAAATACGGGGATAAGGCAAGCCCGACTGCGGTTGAAGCATTAGAAATTTCGACCGCTTGTTGCGAAAGCAAGAAGTTTCGCGTTGTTGTGAGGTCGACAAAAAATACGGCTGACATAAGCAAGAAAAATACTACAAGCATCCATGTCAGCAACTGCTTATACAAGGTCATAATCCGCTACTCATCATAGTTAATCTGTGGTCGTTTAAGACGACTTCCATCATTCCGTGCTCTTAAATCATTCCAAAGGCTAAGGCGCGACGCGTTGCCCGCGACCTGACCTGAGCCTTGTTCTTTCATTAGCCAAAGTTTACTACCATTGAAGCTGTAAATAGGTAGCAAGTCCTTTCTTTTCGATGCATATTTGATTTCCCCGTCTATGTTATCAAGCAGCAAAGGCTCGGCACTCGGGGTGGGGTAATATGCAACCACCATGTGAAACTGGTTAAGAGTCAGAGACTTAACGTAAACTAAACGTAGTTTGTTATCTGAAATGCCTAACTCTCTCAAGGTGAAATACTTCGCAATACTGAAGTCTTCACAATCACCCGCACTACTTCCCAAAAACTCTAACGGTGTTGCCCAATAGTCTTTTGTTCCCCATAAATGAATATCATCGACAAAGAACATCTGGTTAAAGAAGCGATTGGTTGCTTCTAAAATGGCGTCCTCTGACTTTCCTTGTGTCTCAGAAACGAGTTGGCGCCAAGCGTTTACACGCTTGGCGGCCCGTTCCCCATAAAAGTCTCGTACTTGGCGAATCATCTCTTGCTCGCCGGTGGAAAGCGCAGAGCTTTGAGAGCATAAAATGATCAATAAAAACAGCATTGATCGCCAATGTTTGTATTTTTGCACGTGGTTCCTAAGCGCTTATATTTCCCTGCGACTAAAAATAGTCCACTCTTTCTCTATATCACCTCGGAATCCAACCACTGTGCCTACCACACGTCGGCTCAACGCATGAGCCGCTTCACTATCTTCTAAGTTGATTGGGTTTGCGTCGCCGTAACCCACAATGGTGAGTCGGCTCGGTTTCACGCCAAATCGCATCAGTTGCAAACGAACGGCTTCAGCTCGCTTTTTGGATAGCTCAAGGTTGAGTTCTGGGCTGCCTGTTGGGCTAGCATATCCTTGAATTTCCAAAGATGTATCACTGTAGCTTAGTAAAAAGTTCGCCATTTGCTTTATTTCAGAAACATACTGAGAGGGTATCTCAGTCTGCCCGTTACCAAACAAAACTTGCAACTTGTATGACTCTTGTACCTGCACCATGCTAGGACAGCCATCATTGTCTACAATGGCTTCAGACGGTGTTTCTTCGCACTTATCACGCTCATTGATTACGCCGTCATTATCAAAATCACGCAGGTCGCTCTGCTGCTTAGAAAAGCTGTAGGGGGCAATTTCCTGATTAGAGCTGCATCCAGCTAGCAGGAATACCGACAACAATAATGCTATGCCTTTCATTCCTTACTCCTTAATCAACAACAGATTCTGACCACTCTTCGGGTAGCTTCACACGAAGTGATGCAAGGAGTCGTCCTGTTGAGTTTAGTACGCGATACTTGGCAAGTAATTCGTCGTAGTATGCGTTGATGTATGACTGACGTGCTTCAAATAGCTCGTTTTCTGTGTTGAGTACATCAAGAAGCGTACGTTTGCCGATTCTAAATTGCTTTTCGTAAGCAATAACGGTTTCTGCCGCTGCATCAACGTGCTCTTCTAAAAATATCCGTTGTTCAAGGGTGAGTTCTAATGCACTCCAAGACAGGCGGACGCCTTCTGTTAACATTCGCAATGTGTTATCTCGAACATCTTTTGACTTATCGATTTGGTAAGCGGCTTGCTTGGATTGCGCACTATCAGAACCGCCATTATAGAGGTTGAAGTTCATCCGTAACATGGCACTCGTTTCGTCTGTGCGTCCTGCACTGCCGTTAAGATCTTCACCCCATTGTTGAGTCGCTTCAATGGTGAAGGTTGGCATCATCACACCACGTCGAGATTCATACTGACTAAGTGCAGCCTCAATGTCAGTCGTCGCCACTTTCACTCGGGGATGAAATTCCTCCGCGAGATAGAGGGCTTCCTCTAAAGAGACGGGCAACTTAGTGGCATCGACCTCAGGGTTGACGACAGCGAGCGGACGACGTCCAACGACGCGCAAATAGTTACTCTCGCTATCAAGCAAATTGTTTCTCGCCGCAAGCAGATTACTTTGAGAGCGAGCGACACGGGCTTCGACTTGAACTTGGTCAGCCACCGAACCGATACCTGACTCTGTACGGCGGCGAATGTCATTGTAGATACGTCGGTGCACTTTAAAATTTGCTTCAGCGAGCTCTAGTAGTTCACGTGTTTTGAGTGACTCGATGTAGACTTCGGCCACGCGCAGGGCTTTATCTTCTGCATCGGCGATCAATTGATAACGTTGCGCTTCAGCTTCCCACTCGGTGCGATCAATGTTGGCGGAGGTTGCCCAGCCATCCCACAATAACTGTCGAAAGGTGAGGGTGACGTCATATGGTTCAAAGTCGCCTTTGTTATTGGCGTTATTGTACTTCTCTACGCCAACACCCGCATTAAGATCTATGCTTGGGCGATAGTCCCCTTTTGCAATCCCGACCTCTTCCACGCGGGAACGATAATCATGATAGGCGCTGCGGATCTCTGGGTGATCGGCCAGTGCTTGTGCCACGGCTTGCTCTAATGAATAGGCTGACGCAAGGTTCGGCGCCGCAGAGAAGCTCAGTGCAATAGCAATGAGTGGCTGCTTAAATTTGCTATACATCTATTACTCTCTCAGTGCGTTACTACGTGCATGAAGTACCGGATTCAATAAATAGTCCAATACCGTGCGCTTTCCGGTAATGATGTCGACGGAAGTCGTCATTCCGGGAATGATAGGCAGAGGTTCGCTCTCTGTGCCTAACTGGTTGACTTGGGTTCTAACCCTAACCAAATAGAAACTGTTACCTTCTTCATCTTCTTCAGTATCGGCGCTGATGTGTTCAAGCTCACCGTTGAGTCCACCATAGCGGGTGAAGTCATAAGCGGTAAACTTGACCACGGCGGTTAAACCAGGACGAAGAAAGGCGATATCTTGAGGCGCAATTTTGGCCTCTACTAACAAGTTATCTTCGTTGGGTACAATTTCGACCAAATCCATACCGGGTTGAATAACACCACCTCGGGTATTGACGTGGATCTTCTGAATCGTCCCTGATACGGGTGAGGTTACGACAGTCCGCTTCACGCGATCAGCTAAACCCACTCGGCTTTCAGAGATAGCGGCTAACTGGTCATCGGTTTCGTTCAACTGAGATTGTAGCTCTGAACGAAACTGAAGCGCGGTATCGACGCGCTTTAAAACCGCTTCTTGAATAGCGGCATTCAATAGTGGTACCT
Proteins encoded in this region:
- a CDS encoding transglutaminase-like cysteine peptidase — encoded protein: MLFLLIILCSQSSALSTGEQEMIRQVRDFYGERAAKRVNAWRQLVSETQGKSEDAILEATNRFFNQMFFVDDIHLWGTKDYWATPLEFLGSSAGDCEDFSIAKYFTLRELGISDNKLRLVYVKSLTLNQFHMVVAYYPTPSAEPLLLDNIDGEIKYASKRKDLLPIYSFNGSKLWLMKEQGSGQVAGNASRLSLWNDLRARNDGSRLKRPQINYDE
- a CDS encoding OmpA family protein, which codes for MKGIALLLSVFLLAGCSSNQEIAPYSFSKQQSDLRDFDNDGVINERDKCEETPSEAIVDNDGCPSMVQVQESYKLQVLFGNGQTEIPSQYVSEIKQMANFLLSYSDTSLEIQGYASPTGSPELNLELSKKRAEAVRLQLMRFGVKPSRLTIVGYGDANPINLEDSEAAHALSRRVVGTVVGFRGDIEKEWTIFSRREI
- a CDS encoding TolC family outer membrane protein; this encodes MYSKFKQPLIAIALSFSAAPNLASAYSLEQAVAQALADHPEIRSAYHDYRSRVEEVGIAKGDYRPSIDLNAGVGVEKYNNANNKGDFEPYDVTLTFRQLLWDGWATSANIDRTEWEAEAQRYQLIADAEDKALRVAEVYIESLKTRELLELAEANFKVHRRIYNDIRRRTESGIGSVADQVQVEARVARSQSNLLAARNNLLDSESNYLRVVGRRPLAVVNPEVDATKLPVSLEEALYLAEEFHPRVKVATTDIEAALSQYESRRGVMMPTFTIEATQQWGEDLNGSAGRTDETSAMLRMNFNLYNGGSDSAQSKQAAYQIDKSKDVRDNTLRMLTEGVRLSWSALELTLEQRIFLEEHVDAAAETVIAYEKQFRIGKRTLLDVLNTENELFEARQSYINAYYDELLAKYRVLNSTGRLLASLRVKLPEEWSESVVD